A window of Arthrobacter dokdonellae genomic DNA:
AGCCATTTCGCCGCCGTAATGGGGGCTCACTTTTCGGCCGCCACCGACAAGACCACAGCGGCACGAGGGGGCCGATATCTGCGGCCGCAGGCTATGTCGTGAAAGCGGACTCCGGCCCACCCCCTACATGCTCCGTCGGGACACATACCGGCGCCGACCAGATTGCAATTCTGAGTGCCCAGGAAATTGCGCCCGACCACAAATACCTGACCACCGGGCTCGGCCGCGCCGCGTCCGAACTGCGTAGCTTGGCCTTTGTCTACCGAGGCGGCGTGGTGACCGAGGGTGATTTCATGGTTGGGGTCCCGAAGGGTGAGCTGGCCTCGAGTCGCGCGGACTGTTTGTAGGTAAGGGATCCCGGCGCGGCACCCGGCCGTCGGGTGTGTGCGTTGCGCTTCTTCTTGCCGCGCCGGGAATTTTTGACAGGTTTGTTGTCGCGGGCTGCTGGGACGATGCAGTGTGCGCGTCGCCCCGCAGCTGGCAGGGCGTCAGGCGTGGGTAAAGTTGGGCTGTCTCTTTTCGACGAAGGCGCGCATACCTTCTTTTTGGTCCGAGCTGGCGAACACAGAATGAAAAATCCTGCGTTCGAAGAGGACGCCGCTGTCCAGTGGCATTTGAAATGCAGCATTCACTGCCTCTTTTGCCAGCATTACGATTGGCGCGGACTTCTCGGAGATCGCCTTCGCAGTTTCCAAGGCATCTTCCAAGAGCCTGTCGTGAGGGACGACCCTTGCTACGAGACCGATGCGTTCAGCCTCGGCCGCGTCTATGGTGCGGCCCGTGAGGATCATCTCCATAGCCTTTGCCTTTCCAACGGCGCGCGTCAGGCGCTGCGAACCGCCCATGCCAGGTATCACGCCCAGTTTGATTTCCGGCTGGCCAAATCGCGCTGAGTCAGCTGCGATGATGAAGTCGCACATCATTGCCAGTTCACAGCCTCCGCCCAGCGCGTGGCCAGCGACGGCAGCAATTACTGGGGTCCGCACGGCGGCAAGGCCGTCCCAGCCCTGCAGCCAATCGTCCAAGTACATATCCATGTAAGTCCGGGAAGACATCTCCTTGATGTCGGCGCCTGCGGCGAAGGCGCGATCGGATCCGGTCAGAAGGATGGCACCTGTATCAGGGTCCTTGTCTAAGCTTCTGGCAGCGGACACGACTTCTTCCATCAGTTGAAGGTTCAGTGCGTTTAGGGCCTCCGGTCGATTCAGTGTGATGACGCCTACGCGTCCACTTTGCTTTACGGTGATGGTTCGCAAATTCATGATCTTCCTCGAAGGAGGCTGCGCTAGGCAACTAGGAGTGGGTGTGGTTTCCAACTGGTACCGGCCGCTCTTCGGGCCCGTTGTAGGCGCTTAGCGGGCGGATGAGGGCGTTGGAGGCGGCCTGCTCCATGATGTGGGCTGTCATGCCGGGGATGCGGCTGGCGACGAAGATTGGTGTGAACATTGGGGT
This region includes:
- a CDS encoding enoyl-CoA hydratase, whose translation is MNLRTITVKQSGRVGVITLNRPEALNALNLQLMEEVVSAARSLDKDPDTGAILLTGSDRAFAAGADIKEMSSRTYMDMYLDDWLQGWDGLAAVRTPVIAAVAGHALGGGCELAMMCDFIIAADSARFGQPEIKLGVIPGMGGSQRLTRAVGKAKAMEMILTGRTIDAAEAERIGLVARVVPHDRLLEDALETAKAISEKSAPIVMLAKEAVNAAFQMPLDSGVLFERRIFHSVFASSDQKEGMRAFVEKRQPNFTHA